From the Salinimicrobium tongyeongense genome, one window contains:
- a CDS encoding acyltransferase: protein MKVLIRFCFRGIRSLTRKITKYLVILQIQNVGENFICDQNVIIYNGQNISIGNNVTLNRGVILQACDTAKVDLGNNVIISYGTKILTGNLSQTFLNNVTQRTHNSSSVSIGNNVWIGANVIILPGVSIANNSIIAAGTVVTKSIDTENGIFAGVPAKKIKDII from the coding sequence CGCGGAATTCGCTCTCTTACACGAAAAATTACCAAATACCTTGTCATCTTGCAAATACAGAACGTTGGTGAAAATTTTATCTGCGACCAAAATGTGATTATCTATAATGGGCAAAATATATCAATAGGGAATAATGTTACCCTTAACAGAGGCGTTATACTACAGGCTTGTGATACGGCAAAAGTTGACTTGGGAAATAATGTAATCATTTCTTATGGTACCAAAATTTTAACTGGAAATCTGTCTCAGACATTTTTAAATAATGTCACACAACGCACCCATAATTCATCCTCAGTATCAATAGGAAATAATGTTTGGATAGGTGCAAATGTTATCATCTTACCGGGAGTATCCATTGCAAACAATTCCATTATAGCAGCTGGAACTGTTGTTACTAAATCCATAGACACGGAAAACGGGATTTTCGCTGGAGTTCCAGCAAAAAAAATAAAAGACATAATATGA
- a CDS encoding ATP-grasp fold amidoligase family protein, translating into MIDKDSLKGRIYHFSKNKITDETFHKLAHYYLHLKNGVIPKKINSRRPKTFNEKIIFRKLNNRFERGHLLADKYEAKNIVSNLIGPEYIIPTLAIYEKVSDIDYNSLPNSFVIKANQGSGWNIIVEDKNFLNKKLVEDKFSRWLKMDYSIYGREWQYQKISRKIIVEKFLENNLEKPLLDYKFFCFNGQPQFVQVDIDRHTDHRRNFYDLEWNLQPFSLLYPNSTKKIEKPARFQKMISIASEIARNLKNEMDFVRVDLYSHNGNIYFGEITFHPEGGCGPFNPPEYDYKLGTLLK; encoded by the coding sequence ATGATTGACAAAGATTCCCTAAAAGGAAGGATTTATCATTTCAGTAAAAATAAAATTACAGATGAAACCTTTCATAAGCTAGCACATTATTACCTCCATCTCAAAAATGGTGTTATTCCTAAAAAAATTAACTCTAGAAGGCCTAAGACTTTTAATGAAAAGATAATTTTTAGAAAGTTGAATAATCGATTTGAACGAGGCCACTTACTCGCTGACAAATACGAAGCTAAGAATATTGTTAGCAATTTAATTGGTCCTGAATATATTATTCCGACTTTGGCCATTTATGAAAAAGTCAGTGATATTGATTACAATTCCTTGCCTAATAGCTTTGTTATAAAAGCAAATCAAGGATCGGGGTGGAATATAATTGTAGAAGATAAAAATTTCTTAAATAAAAAATTAGTTGAAGACAAATTTTCGAGATGGTTAAAAATGGATTATTCCATCTATGGCAGAGAATGGCAATACCAAAAAATTTCGAGAAAGATAATTGTAGAAAAATTTTTAGAAAATAATTTAGAGAAACCTCTTTTAGACTACAAATTCTTTTGCTTCAACGGACAACCACAATTTGTGCAGGTGGATATAGATCGTCACACCGATCATAGGAGAAATTTCTATGATTTAGAATGGAACCTACAGCCATTTTCTCTTCTCTACCCGAATTCGACTAAAAAAATAGAAAAACCAGCCCGTTTCCAGAAGATGATTTCTATTGCAAGTGAAATTGCCAGAAATCTTAAGAATGAAATGGACTTCGTAAGAGTAGATTTGTACAGCCATAATGGAAATATCTATTTTGGTGAAATAACCTTTCATCCAGAAGGAGGGTGTGGGCCTTTTAATCCACCGGAATATGATTATAAATTAGGAACATTATTAAAATAA
- a CDS encoding glycosyltransferase family 4 protein: MRLGIDASNLSRGGGVTHLVEFLESSRPSNYQVEQVIVWGSKSTLGKIKDKEWLLKVNLPVLEKALPYRIYWQSFGLEKELRARGCDALFVPGGTVWSNFSPTITMCRNMLPFQTIELKRYGFSLHTLKFRFLRIIQKRSFKKAEGLIYLNEFAKKNVSEIVGKPKFFSAVIPHGINARFKGIIRPNKKISRYSEVNPFKILYVSIVDVYKHQWGLVRAVEILRAKGFPLELILVGPSYPPALKKLEKSIEDSDPSRQFVKYMGAVSYEELHKIYSEANLNVFASSCENMPNILLEAMASGLPIACSNKGPMPEILKDGGLYFDPENPLDIAKTIEQYLLSPSLRDEKAYKSFNEVNNYSWEKCADETWAFINKVATTNPVEARNLNE, from the coding sequence TTGAGATTAGGCATTGACGCTTCTAACTTGAGCAGAGGGGGAGGAGTAACTCATTTAGTTGAATTCTTGGAATCATCGAGACCAAGCAATTACCAAGTTGAACAGGTAATTGTATGGGGCAGCAAGTCTACATTAGGAAAAATAAAAGATAAAGAATGGCTTTTAAAGGTCAATTTACCTGTCTTAGAAAAAGCTTTGCCTTACCGAATTTATTGGCAGTCATTCGGACTGGAAAAAGAGTTAAGAGCTAGAGGATGTGATGCCTTATTTGTACCCGGAGGAACCGTCTGGTCAAACTTTTCTCCCACCATTACGATGTGTAGAAATATGTTGCCATTTCAAACAATAGAGTTGAAAAGGTATGGCTTTTCACTTCATACCCTAAAATTTCGCTTCCTGAGAATTATTCAGAAAAGATCCTTTAAAAAAGCAGAAGGATTGATTTATCTTAATGAATTTGCAAAAAAAAATGTTTCAGAGATAGTAGGGAAACCTAAATTCTTTTCTGCAGTAATTCCCCATGGCATAAATGCGAGATTTAAGGGAATAATTCGTCCAAATAAAAAAATTTCAAGATATTCTGAGGTAAATCCTTTCAAGATATTATACGTATCAATTGTTGACGTTTATAAACATCAATGGGGTCTTGTAAGGGCGGTGGAGATTCTTCGAGCAAAAGGATTTCCGCTGGAACTGATCCTTGTTGGTCCGTCATATCCTCCAGCTCTCAAGAAATTGGAAAAAAGTATTGAAGACAGTGACCCTTCTCGGCAGTTCGTTAAGTACATGGGAGCTGTTTCTTATGAGGAATTACATAAAATTTATTCTGAGGCAAATTTAAATGTCTTTGCATCTTCTTGTGAGAATATGCCTAACATTCTATTGGAAGCCATGGCTTCCGGATTACCTATAGCTTGTTCTAACAAGGGACCTATGCCAGAAATATTAAAAGATGGTGGTTTATATTTTGATCCTGAAAATCCATTGGACATAGCAAAGACAATCGAGCAGTATTTATTATCTCCCTCACTGAGAGATGAAAAAGCATATAAATCATTCAATGAAGTAAATAATTATTCCTGGGAGAAATGTGCTGATGAAACGTGGGCATTCATTAACAAAGTCGCAACGACCAACCCAGTAGAAGCTAGAAATCTAAATGAATAA